In the Halorubrum ruber genome, CGACCCGGCGCGTGAGCGCGTCCACGATCGGGCTGCTCTCGTTCGGGCCGATCGCGCGGCGGGCGGCCGAACAGCTCTCCGGGTTCGACGCCGACCTCGTGGCGTACGACCCGTTCGTCGACGCCGAGGAGATGGCCGACTACGGCGTCGAGAAGGTCGATTTCGACGCGTTGTTCGACCGCGCCGATCACGTCGGCGTCTACGCGCCGCTGACGGACGCGACGCGCGGGATCGTCGACGCCGACGCGCTGGGGCGACTGAGCGAGGACTCGGTCGTCGTCAACGTGAGCCGCGGTCCGGTCGTCGACGCCGACGCGCTGCTCGACGCGCTGGCGGCGGACGAGATCAAGGCCGCCGGCCTCGACGTCCTCGCCGAGGAGCCGCCCGAGGACGACCCGCTCGTCGGTCGCGACGACACCGTGGTCACGCCGCACGCCGCGTGGTACAGCGAGGAGGCGAGAGACGACCTGAACCGGAGCGGCGCCGCCGACGTGGCGGCCGTGCTGAACGGTGAGACGCCCGACGGTCGGGTCGACCCCGAGGCGGACTGGCTGTAGTGGAGCGGTAGTTGCGGAGGGGGCGACGAGACGAACTACAGGCGGTCGAGCGCGTCGAAGTCGTCGCCTTCGTCAAGGTCGTCGTCCCCCGAGTCGTTCGAGGTGTCGGAAACCACGGAATCGCCCCCGTCGCCGCCGGGGTAGCTCGCGTCGAGCCCCGCGGCGAGGCCGGGACCGAGGTCGTAGGTGTCCCGGACCGTCTGTGCGAGGACGCCGTCGGGGTCGAAGACGACGTAGACGGCGACGAACTCGTGTTCCGCGGGGCGCAACACGAACACCTCCCGCGGGTCGTCGTCGTCCCGCGACTCGTTCACGCGGGCGACGAGCGGCTCGATCGGGAGCCGGCCCGTGCGGACCTCCTCGAAGGTGTCGCTGCCGGGCGCGTCGGCGAAGAGGTATAACGCGCCGTTGGGGTCGCCGTCGTTCGACCGCGTCGTGATCGAGCCGACCGGCTCGCCCTCGGCGCGGATCTGTCGCCACGTCTCGACGGCCGCCTCGAACATCCCCTCGACGCCGTCGGCGAAGCGGAACCGCGTCTCGCGGACGACGTCGACCTCGCGGAAGCGCGCGGCGCCGTCGGTCCACGCCAGCGTCGCGTCGACGACGAAACCGGGGCGGAGCGCGTCGACGGCGTCGGCGAGGTCGCCCTCGTACCCCTCGGCGGTGGCGTAGAGGGGGTCGAAGCGGTCCTCGGCGTCCGGGTCCGTCGGGTCCACCGGCTCGTCGGCCAGCTCGACGAGGACGAACTCCTCGGTGTCGTCGGGGGCGGCGGCCGACGAGTCGGCCGGAGGAGAGTCGGCTGCCGCGTCGGCGTCGGGCGCGTCGTCGATGTCCGGCCGCTGGCGGCGGTCGTGGACGCGGAACCGGCCGCTCGTCGTCGGGTCCATACCCGTCGCTGGGGCGGCGGGCGGAAAAGCCGGTCGGAAGCGGACGCAGAAACGGTCCGGAACCGACCGCGGATCCGTGTCGTTATGGGGCCGCCGGCCCAAGGAACCGGTAAATGGGGATCCTCGAGGACAAGTCGAACGCCCGCCTCTTCTACAAGTACCTCTCGAAGGTGTACGACCGGATTAACAGCTTCAACTGGAACGAGGAGATGCGCGCGGAGGCGCTCTCGTGGCTGGAGTTCGGCGACGACCCGACGGTGCTCGACGTGGGCTGCGGCACCGGGTTCGGCACCGAGGGGTTACTCGAGCACGCCGACGACGTCCACGGCCTCGACCAGAGCGTCCACCAGATGGAGAAGGCGTTCGAGAAGTTCGGGAGACACGACAGGGTAAACTTCTACCGCGGCGACGCCGAGCGGCTCCCGTTCCGCGACGACGCGTTCGACGTGGTGTGGTCGTCCGGCTCCATCGAGTACTGGCCCAACCCCGTCGAGGGGCTGCGCGAGCTCCGACGCGTCGCGAAGCCGGGCGGGCAGGTCCTCGTCGTCGGTCCCGACTACCCCCACAACCCGATCCTCCAGCGGGTGGCCGACGCGATCATGCTGTTCTACGACGCCGACGAGGCCGACCGGATGTTCGAGGCGGCCGGCTACGAGGAGTTCGAACACCACATTCAGCAGGCGACGCCCCAGAGCCCCCGCGCCATCACGACCGTCGCCCGCGTTCCGGGCGGCGACGAGGCGGGCGGCAGTTCCGCGTCGGGTACCGAGGAGTCCGCATCGGGCGCCGAGGAGTCCCCGTCGACGGCGTCCGACGCCGAGTAACGGCGTCAGCACCGATCCGTCCGAGACGCGCGTTCTCACCCCGAGTCGACGAACGCCTCCAGCGTCGCGACCGACTGCCCGTCGGCCGTGATCTCGACGGTGACCCGCCGGCCCGGCTCGAGCGTCGGGTCGTTGGTGTCCGCGACGCGGAACGTCGCCGTCTCCCCGGCGCGCAGCGTGTCGCCGCCGGCGGAGTTGAACGCCCCCGTCGGTCCGGGGTGGAAGCCGGCGGCCGAGAAGAACGGGACCGGCGGCTGTTCGTCGAGCGGTTCGCCGTCGACGCTGACGCGGACCGTCACCGCGGAGACATCGATCGGGTCGCCGCCGCGGTGGTCGATCGCGATCCGGTCGTCGGTCGCCGACAGCGACAGGGCCGCCGACGGCGGCACCGTCGCGCTCGGGCCGTCGAGCGTGGCGGCCGCGACGCCGCCGGCCAACACGACCGTGATCGCGATGAGCAGCACGCCCGCAACGGGCGCGATCCCTCGGGCGCGACGGACGACTGGTGGCACGGCGGCCCTGCGGCGGTTTCGGGTAAAAAGGTCGGCCCGGGAGGCGACGCCCCCGAGTCGGGCCGTCACTCGTCGTCGACCGGCCGCGGCGTCGAGAGGGGCTCGATGTCGCCGAGGACGACGACGCGGGGCTCGTCGACGACCGTGATGCGGTACGTCTCGGCCGGCGAGAGCGTCCGGACGACCCCCTCCTCGTCGGTCGTCCCGATCGTCCGGCTGTCGCCGTCGCCCACCGACTTGGTGACGGTGACGTCGGGGACCGGCTCGCCCGTCTCGTCGTCGAGGACGGTCACGGTCACCGGGCCCCCGGGGTACGTCCGTTCGACGGTGACGTTGAACCCGTCGCCCGCCGCCGTGACGGGCTCGCTGTCGGGGAACGCGGACAGGTCGATGCGCTGGTGTTCGACGAACACCTGCTCGGTGCCGCCGCTGACGAACGTCCGGAGGGTCCCGACCTCGTGCGGGATGGTGATCCGCTGGACGGAGCCCGCGCCGAACGCGTCCGGTTCGCGGAGCGCGGCCGTCTCGGGGTAGGCCGCCTCGGTCATCTCGATCGCCGCGTCGTTCGAGATGTCGCTGCCGCCGCGGTCCCAGCGGTCAGTTCGGAACACCTCGCGGACGTACTCGCCGTCGACGACCGTGGCGAGCACGACGGCGCCCTGACTCGACGCGACGTACAGGTCGTTCGGCGAGGACTGGCCGCGAGCGGTCGCGAGCGCGCGGTCGCGGACCGGGCCCTCGTACACCTGGAGCGCCACCTGGAGCTCGTCGAGCCGGCCGGGCGAGCTGAACCCGTCCGTCGACTCGGCGAGCGCGTCGATCTCGTCGAGCCGCTCGTCGTACTCGCGGGCGGTCGCGGCCACGCGGACGAGCTCGTCGACTAATTCGCGGTCGCTGATCTCGCCGGCCGCGTGCGCGCTGAAGGCGGCGGTCTGGCGGCTGTTCAGCGCCACCTCCGCGCGCTCGACCCGGTTGAGCTCCGCGAGGATCTGCTGTTGGCGCTCGACGCCCGCCTCGGCGCGTTCGATCCGGTCGACGACGGCCGCGGTCTCGAAGGCGGCGTCGGCGTCGGCGGTCGCGAAGCCGAGCGACGACCCGAGGTCCGGGCCGCGGGTGTACGCGCTGACGCGCGTCTCCGCCCCGGGCGGCGTCGAGAGCGTCCGGAACGTGAGGTTGGCCGTGTCGATCTGCGGCGTCGTCTGTCCGGTGACGCTCGATGCCGAATCGACGGACAGCGGGGAGTCGACGGGACCGACCGAATCGACGGGTGGTGCCGGATCGGCGGACGGTTCCGGATCGGCGGCCGGTACCGAACCGGCGGACGGCGAGACGGCGCCGGGCGCGGTGACGCCGGCGACCGGGGCCACGAGCAGCAGGACCGCGACCGCGGCGATCGGGAGGGCTCTCATCGTCTCTGGGTTCGACCCGCGACACAAAAAGTCCACCCACTGCGGTCGGCCGGCAGGTCGTGCGGCCGGGCGTCGCGGGCGAACCGCGGGCGATGGAGCCGCGCGGGTCGGCGTCGCAGGCGAACCGCGGGCGATGGAGCCGTGCGGGTCGGCGTCGCGGGCAGACGGCGGCCCGGGAGCGCAAGCTCGGTCCGGCATCCTGTCAAAAAACAGCGTATGGAAAGCGTTTTGCCCGGCGCGCGAGTGACCCGAGACGTATGCGGAACCCCGCCTTTCGCGCGCTCTTGGTCGCTGTCGTCGCGCTCGCGCTGGTCGCGAGCGCCGGCGGCGCGGCCGACGGTGCGACCACGACCCCCTCCCCCCTCGGCGCGGACGACCCCCCGGCCCACGTGCCGGCAGTCGGTGACGAACCGCGCGTCCGCGAGTCGGTCGACGACCGCTCGCCGGCGGTCCGCCAGCAGACCGGCGACGGCATCACGTCGCCGTCGACGACGCGGATCCGACTCGCGTTGAACTCCGACCGCAGCGCAGACTGGACCGTCGCGGTCCGGTACTCGCTGGCGGACGAGAACGAGACGAGGGTGTTCAGGGCCGCCGGCGACCGCTTCCGCGACGGCGAGGTCGGCCCGAGCGCCGAGCTGTTCGAGGGGTTCCGCCGCGAGGCGAACCGGAACGTCGACCGGTCGATGGCGATCGAGGACGTCGAACGCGAGGTCATCGTCCACGAGAACCCGGGCGAGTTCGACGTCGCCACGGAGGACGCGGTCGCCGTCGGCGAGCTCCGGCTGCGCTTCACCTGGACGTCGTTCCTCGCGCAGGACGGCGAGAGCCTCGTCCTCGGGGACGCGCTGACGACGCCCGGCAACGAGACGTGGCTCCGCAGCCTCGAAGCGGGCCAGACCCTGGAGGTGGCGACGCCGGAAGGGTACACGGTCACCGGAACGCCGAGCAGCGCCGTGACGCAGCTCTCGGACGGCGACGTGATCATCGAGGGGCCCCAGACGTTCGAGGGAGGCGAGCCCGTGGTGATCGTGTACGGGCCCGCGGGGGCGGGCACCCCGTGGACGATGCTGATGGCCGCGATCGTACTCGCCGCGGCCCTCGTGGCCGGGAGCGTCGTCGGATACCGTCGGATCAACAACGGGGAGAGCGACCCGAACGAGTCGGCCGCGAACGGCGGCGAGCGCGCGGCGAGCGGCGACGGTCCGAACGCGATGGGCGTCGGCGACGCCGGTCCGGGGACCGGAGCCGACGCCGGCGCCGACGCGACCGACGAGGCGGACGACGGCGACGAGGAGGACCTCTCGCTGCTCTCGGACGAGGAGCGCGTCGAGCGGCTCCTCGACGCGAACGGCGGCCGGATGCGGCAGGCCGACATCGTCGCCGAGACAGGGTGGTCGGACGCGAAGGTGTCGCAGCTGCTCTCGGCGATGGCCGACGAGGGGCGCGTCGAGAAGCTCCGGCTCGGCCGCGAGAACCTCATCTCCCTGCCCGACGACGAGGGCGACGGCAACGGGGGAGGCGACGACGGCGACGACGACCGCTGACGACCCGGCACGCGGCCGGGCCGAGCGGAAACCGCTGGTCCGCCGTCGGCCGTTCCGAAAACCATTACAGGGCGAGCGACCGAGTATCGATCATGAAGGTTCTGGTGACCGTCAAGGAGGTCGCGGAGGCGGACGACGACTTCGCGATCGAGGGGACAGACATCGCCGAGTCCGACCTCGAGTACGACCTCAACGAGTGGGACGACTACGCCGTCGAGGCCGCCGTCCAGCTCGCCGAGGCCGGGATCGCGGACGAGGTCGTGACCGTCACCGTCGGCCCGGAGCGCGCCGAGGAGACGATCCGGATGGCGCTCGCGAAGGGCGCCGACCGCGCGGTCCGCGTCTGGGACGACGCGCTCGAGGGCGGGTTCGCCGACGTCGCCTCGAAGGTCGCCCTGTTCGAGGCGGTCGTCGACGAGGAGGAGCCGGACCTGGTCCTCGGCGGCGTCCAGGCCGCGGACACCGGCTTCGGCGCCACGGGCGTCGCGCTCGCGGAGCGGATCGGATTCGAGCACGCGGCGGTCGTCAACCAGCTCGACGTGGACGCGGACGCCGGCGTGGCGCACGTCCACCGCGAGCTGGAGGGCGGCGTCGAGGAGCTGACCGACGTCGACCTGCCGGCCGTGTTGACCGTCCAGACCGGCCTCAACGAGCCGCGGTACGCGAGCCTCCGCGGGATCCGACAGGCCCAGCGCAAGGAGATCGCCGCGAAGGACCTGGCCGACCTCGGCCTGACCGCCGATGACGTCGAGAGCGCGCTGACGATCACCGAGATGTACGAGCCGGAGAGCGAGTCCGACGCGGAGATCATCGAGGGCGACGCCGGCGAGTCCGCGGGGCGCCTTGCCGAGGTCCTCCGCGAGAAGGGGGTGAGCGCGTGATGAGCGTGCTCGTCGCCGCCGAACACCGCCGCGGCGCGCTCCGGGACGTTACCTACGAGGCGATCACGGCCGGGCGAGAGCTCGCCGACGAGCGCGGCGGCGACCTCCACGTGGCCGTCGTCGGCGGCGACGTCGACGGGTTCGCGGAGGACGTCAACCGCGAGGGCGTCGACGCGGTCCACGCGGTCGAGGACGGCGAGGAGTTCGACCACAACGCCTACCAGGCGGCGGTCTCGACGCTCGCGGACCGGATCGACGCCGGCGCGGTGGTGCTGCCGAACTCCGTCAACGGGCTCGACTACGCGCCCGCCCTCGCCGAGGACCTCGGCGCCCCGATCGTCACCGACGCGGTCGGAATCGCCTACGACGACGGGCTCACCGTCACCCGCGAGATGTACGGCTCGAAGGTCGAGACGACCGTCGACGTCGCGGGCGACCGGTTCGTCCTCACGGTCCGAGGCGGCGAGTGGCCGCCCGCGGAGGGGGTCGGCGACGCGACCGTCGAGGCGGCCGAGGTCGACATCCCCGAGTCGGGCGCCCGCGTCACGGGCTTCGAGGAGGTCGGCGGCGGCGACGTCGACATCGCGGACGCCGACGTGCTCGTCTCGGTCGGCCGCGGCATCGAGGAGGAGGAGAACCTCGAGCTCGTCGAGGAGCTCGCTGACGCGCTCGGCGCGACGCTGTCCGCCTCCCGCCCGATCGTCGACAACGGCTGGCTGCCGAAGAACCGGCAGGTCGGCCAGTCGGGGAAGGTCGTCACGCCGGACGTGTACATCGCGGTCGGCATCTCCGGCGCGGTCCAACACGTCGCCGGGATGAAGGGGTCGGACACGATAATCGCGATCAACACCGACCCGAACGCGCCCATCTTCGACATCGCCGACTACGGGATCGTCGGCGACCTCTTCGACGTGGTGCCCGAGCTGATCGACGAGTTCGCATAGGCCGGCGGCGCCGTTCCGGCAGCAACACTCTTTGACTCCGACCGAGTACCGGGCGGTTAGACGGCGTCCGCCGTCGACTCCCCGATGCCCCCCATCCGCGCCGCCGTCCCGACGCTCGCGGAGGCGAGAGCGCTGCTCGTCGGTCTCCGCCGGGCGGTCGACGGCGAGCGGGACGCGATCGCCGCGGAGCTGGCGGGCGAGGAGCCGGACGCGGCGCTGCTCGATCTGGTGTCGGAGCCGTTCGCGTCCGTCGACGACGTCGACGAGCGGCTGGCGCGGACCGAGTCGTACCTCCGCGAGCGCGGCGACCGGCGCGCGGTGTTCCTCACGGTGTACAGTCGGATGACGGCGACCGTGCGGACCGCCATCGACGACGGCGCGTTCGTCGATCCGGAGTGGGCGGCCGCGTATCTCGTCGCCTTCGCGGAGCGCTACCGGCGAGCGCTGGTCGCGTTCGAGCGACGAGCGTTCGACTCGCTTCCCCGGCCGTGGCTGCTCGCCTTCGGCGCCGCGGCCCGCGGGGAGACGCTCGTCGCGCAGGACGCCCTGCTGGGCATCAACGCGCACATCACCTACGACCTCACGTACACGCTCGGCGACGTGGGAATCGATCCCGACCGCGGCGACAAACACGAGGACCACGACCGCATCAACGCGGTTCTGGCCAGGCTCGTCCAGACCGCGCAGGACGCGCTCGTCGAAGCCTACGACGCGGTCGGGATCGCCGGGATCGATCGGCTGTTCCATCCCCTCGACGACCGGTTGGCGCTGCTGGGGCTGCGCGGCGTTCGGGAGTTCGCGTGGCGGAACGCCGTGTTGCGGGCGGACCTCCCGAGGTGGGTCGGCGAACCGTACGTCGACTGGCGGACCGAGACCGTCGCGACCGGCGCCGCCGCGGTCGTGCTCGCTCCCGAGTTCGACGCGGCCGAGAGCGCGCGCCTGCGGGACGCGGAGGCCGACGCGGACGTGGCGAACGCCTTCGGCGAGGCGGTCCGGCGGCGGATATAGCGGGCCCGCGGACCGTTCCGGCGGAGTCGATACGTAGCGAACCCGCGCCCCCGGCGGAGCATCTGCCAAGTGAGAAACACCTATGACACTCGTCGCGAATATGACGACTATGCCACATATTCGGGGGACGATCCACGGCGTCGCCGCGATGGTGATGCTCGTCGTCGGGTCGATGCTGACGAACACGATCCGCGAGGAGTACGAGCTGTTCGCGCAGATGGCCGCGACGACGACGCACCTGCTCGTCGACGTCGCGGAGCTGCCGGTGTCGCGGGAGATCGCCGAGGTGGTCGTCCCCCTCGGCGTGTTGATGGGCGTCTGGGTGTTCGCCTACGAGCTCCAGCGGCTCTCGCGGAGCGAGTGACACCGAAGGGGGCGGGTCAGTCTCGGTTCGTTTATCACCCCGCCGACCCTCGGATCCGGCAATGAGCGAGGCCGACGAGCAGCCGGCTGCGACCGCGACCGGCCGGGAGATCTGGATCGAGAAGTACCGGCCGCAGACGCTCGACGACATCCACGGCCAAGAGGAGATCATCGAGCGCCTCCAGAGCTACATCGCGCAGGACGACGTGCCCCACCTTTTATTTTCAGGGCCTGCGGGAGTGGGAAAAACCACCGCGGCCACCGCCATCGCCCGCGAGATCTACGGCGAGGACAACTGGCGCGGGAACTTCCTCGAGCTGAACGCCTCCGACCAGCGCGGGATCGACGTCGTCCGCGACCGGATCAAGGGGTTCGCGCGCTCGTCGTTCGGCGGCGACTTCCGGATCGTGTTTCTCGACGAGTCAGACTCGTTATGCGTACCACCGGGAACCGAGGTCGTTACGGGGTATCCGTCGAAGCCCGAGGTAAAACCGATCGAGGAAGTGAGTACGGAGGGCGAACCGATCCCGTCTGTCGATTTCGAGACCAACGAGATACAATCCGACAAGGGGAAGCTCGTCGACTCCGGTACTGCGGACTTCCTCGAAATTGAGTTAGCGGACGGTCGAACCACGGTCGCGAGTCCAACTCACCCGTTCTTCGCGGTCGGCGAAGACGGAAGACTCGTGGAAAAAGAGCTCAGGGAGCTGTCACCGAGTGACGAAATCGCGGACTTCAAAGACGAGATCGGGGTATCGAAGTGCGAGATCTGTGAGTCGTGGACAGCAGGACGGTTCTGTTCCATGGAGTGTAAAAACGAGGGCCACAGCCGAGAGATGCGCGGGAGCGGGAACCCGATGTACGGGACCGAATGGTCCGACGAGCGTCGAGAAAAGATCGTCGAAAAGCTCTCAGACGGTCGCTTTGCCGGAAGTAACAACCCGAACTACGGCGGGGATTTCCACGGAGTCCACGTCATGGAGATGGACGAAGAGACAGTTGAGCAATTTCGTGAGACGATCAGCGAGATGCGGTCGGGAACGTCGTGGGAGGAGTGGGTCGTCGACGCGGATCCCGACCGGGTGAAAGCAGACATCGGTGCGGCCACGGTCGAGTGGTGGGAAAGCTTGGACGACGAGGAGAGACAGGCGGTAATCGACAAGAGCGTCGAAAACTGTGACTATCCCGTTTGTGACATCAGCGGCGACAATAATCCGATGCGCGATCCGGAAGTCGCACAGAAAGTGTCAGAAGCGCTGAAAGGCCATGAACCGACCGGCGGCAACATCAGACACAGCGACGAACTCGGACACTTGGTTCGATCCGACTGGGAGTACGATGTCGCGAAGGCACTACAGGAGGCAGGTATCGAGTACGAGTACGAACCGGCGTTCGAACTGTCCGACTCCGTGTACCATCCCGATTTCCTGCTCGGAGACACGGTGATCGAGGTTAAGGGAGTTGCCGAGCTGTGGGGACAGACCGAGAAAGTCGAGGAATTCCTCGAAACGTACGGCGACGAGTACACGTACGTCGTCGTCGGCGACGGCGCCATGCCTCACCACGAACATTACGAGAAAGAAGAGTTCGAACCGGCGGTCGTCGCCGACGGCGGAGTCCAGAGCGTTCAGACGGTGGCGATCGACAGCATCGAGTACAGCCATCGCGGCAAGGCGTACAACATCACCATGGAGGACACCCCCAACTTCATGCTCGCGAACGGGGTGTTGACGCACAATACCGACGACGCCCAGTCAGCGCTCCGCCGGACGATGGAGCAGTTCTCCGACAACACCCGCTTCATCCTCTCATGTAACTACTCGTCGAAGATCATCGACCCGATCCAGTCGCGGTGCGCCGTCTTCCGCTTCTCGCCGCTCTCGGACGAGGCGGTCGGGGGGATGGTCCGCGAGATCGCGGCCGCGGAGGGGATCGAGGTGACCGACGCGGGCGTCGACGCCCTCGTCTACGCGGCCGACGGCGACATGCGCCGCGCGATCAACTCCCTTCAGGCGGCGGCGACGACCGGCGACGTCGTCGACGAGGAGGCCGTGTACGCGATCACGGCGACCGCGCGGCCGGAGGAGATCGAGTCGATGGTGACCGACGCGCTGAACGGCGACTTCGCGCGGGCCCGCTCGACGCTCGACACGCTGCTCACGGAGACGGGGATGGCCGGCGGCGACGTGATCGACCAGCTCCACCGCTCAGTCTGGGAGTTCGACCTAAGCGAGCGCGAGGCGGTGCGGCTCATGGAGCGCATCGGCGAGGCCGACTACCGGATCGCCGAGGGGGCCAACGAGCAGGTCCAGCTGGAGTCGCTGCTCGCGGCGCTTTCATTGGACGAATAGCGATAGACTGGGGCCGGATCTCCGCTCGTTCATTTATAAACAGTCGGCCGCGGACGGATGACGAACACCGCCAAAGCCCCAGCCGCTCGCTTATAAATAGCTGAGAGCAGATCGACGGCGAACATCTCCAAAGCCCGAGCCACTCGTTTATAAATAGCTGATCGCGGATCGCCGGTGAACACCGCCAAAGCCCCAGCCGCTCGCTTATAAATAGCTGAGAGCAGATCGACGGCGAACATCTCCAAAGCCCGAGCCACTCGTTTATAAATAGCTGATCGCGGATCGCCGGTGAACACCGCCAAAGCCCCAGCCGCTCGTTTATAAATAACTGAGAGCAGATCGACGACGAACATCTCCAAAGCCCCAGCCGCTCGTTTATAAATAACTGAGGGCAGATCGACGACGAATACCGCCAAAGCCCCAGCCGCTCGCTTATAAATAGCTGAGAGCAGATCGACGACGAACATCTCCAAAGCCCCAGCCGCGAGGACTCGATGGGCTCGCTGCGGTCCTCGTCGCTCACTACGTTCGCTCCTGCGGTCCTTGCGTCGCCCGTCTTCGTCCTCGCGGCTGCCCCTTTGAGTCCCGCCCTGCTCCGCACAGCACCTCACGCCTCCCCAGCCTCGTCGGCCTCCCTCCGCTTCGCTCCGGTCGGCCGACTCCCTCGCGCGTGCGATTCGCGCCCTTCGGGCGCTCATCGGCACGCGCCATTCCGGCAGGCGCGCTTTTTAAATCGGGGCGGCGCCGACGGTCGGTATGCTCGTCGTCGTCTCCGACACGCACGCACGCGAGGAGTCGAAGCTTCAGGGACGGACCGCGGAGGCGATCCGCGAGGCGGAGCTGGTGATCCACGCGGGCGACTTCTACCGCGAGCCGGTCTTGGACGCGTTTCAGTCGGCCGCCGCGAGCCTCCGGGCCGTCTACGGCAACAACGACGACGCGTCGATCCGCGACCGGGTTCCTGAGGTGCGGACCGTCGAGTACGCTGGGGTGCGGTTCGCGGTCACGCACCGTCACCGGAGCGGCGACACGGGGCTCGTCATGCTCGGTCGGGGCCGCGACGCGGACGCCGTGATCTGCGGCCACAGCCACCGGCCGCGGTTCGACGACTCGGGCGGGCTCCCGATACTGAATCCGGGCAGCCACGCGCAGCCGCGCGGCAACCGCCCGGCCCACGCGGAGCTGACTCCGACCGAGGGTGAGAGCGGAAGCGAGCCCGCGCTGGACGGGGAGCTGGTGACGCCGGACGGCGAGTCCTTCGAGACGTTCCGTATCGATGGCGAGAGCGGCGCGCAGTAACGGTGCGGGGATCGGCTCGGAGCGGAAGCGGAGACGGAAGCGCGAGAAGCGAGCGAAGCGCGTCGCCGCTGCGTCGGCGGGGACCGATCGCGACGCCCCGCGGACGGCCGGACCGGCCGACGGTCGTGTGCACGGTGGCGGACCCGAATCGGTGCGGGCGCGGGCGCGGACGCCGGCGGTCGGACGGAGCGGCCAGGGAGGGGTTCCGGGCAGGGGAGGGGTTCCGGGCAGGGGAGGGAGCGGCCGCGAGTCCGACCGGCCGGCGGGTCGACCGGCGTGTTGGGGCGTGTGAGGGCCGAAGCGGGGGTCGCGGTTACACGTAGTCCGGGTACCGACATATACGTGGCTGAGAGACAAAGGCGCGTTTTAGTCACCGGTCCGAGCGCCCGCTGGCGGAGGCGTTTCCGAGGGAGCGACCCGGCGCGCTCGAAACTTATAACCGCGTGCCGACGGATTCGAGCGTATGCTCCCGGTCCAACCGCTGTTCGTGCTCTTATTGGTGGGTCTTCTCGGGCTGTTCTTCTTCGGGTTCCTCCTCGTCCGGCGCACGGTGGCCGGGCTGAACGAGGGGTACAA is a window encoding:
- a CDS encoding methyltransferase domain-containing protein, which encodes MGILEDKSNARLFYKYLSKVYDRINSFNWNEEMRAEALSWLEFGDDPTVLDVGCGTGFGTEGLLEHADDVHGLDQSVHQMEKAFEKFGRHDRVNFYRGDAERLPFRDDAFDVVWSSGSIEYWPNPVEGLRELRRVAKPGGQVLVVGPDYPHNPILQRVADAIMLFYDADEADRMFEAAGYEEFEHHIQQATPQSPRAITTVARVPGGDEAGGSSASGTEESASGAEESPSTASDAE
- a CDS encoding electron transfer flavoprotein subunit alpha/FixB family protein, yielding MMSVLVAAEHRRGALRDVTYEAITAGRELADERGGDLHVAVVGGDVDGFAEDVNREGVDAVHAVEDGEEFDHNAYQAAVSTLADRIDAGAVVLPNSVNGLDYAPALAEDLGAPIVTDAVGIAYDDGLTVTREMYGSKVETTVDVAGDRFVLTVRGGEWPPAEGVGDATVEAAEVDIPESGARVTGFEEVGGGDVDIADADVLVSVGRGIEEEENLELVEELADALGATLSASRPIVDNGWLPKNRQVGQSGKVVTPDVYIAVGISGAVQHVAGMKGSDTIIAINTDPNAPIFDIADYGIVGDLFDVVPELIDEFA
- a CDS encoding type IV pilin, with product MAPVAGVLLIAITVVLAGGVAAATLDGPSATVPPSAALSLSATDDRIAIDHRGGDPIDVSAVTVRVSVDGEPLDEQPPVPFFSAAGFHPGPTGAFNSAGGDTLRAGETATFRVADTNDPTLEPGRRVTVEITADGQSVATLEAFVDSG
- a CDS encoding C-terminal binding protein; this translates as MPRVVLSAFPMIDPETYRKVLADTVDEPVEVEVAEMGSTERLIEAAAGADAVVTDINTPVTEAALDALDLAVVVRSAVGVDNIDVAAAAERGVTVTRVPEYCTEEVATHSVSLLFACLRSLKPYDDAVAAGDWSWEVGVPTRRVSASTIGLLSFGPIARRAAEQLSGFDADLVAYDPFVDAEEMADYGVEKVDFDALFDRADHVGVYAPLTDATRGIVDADALGRLSEDSVVVNVSRGPVVDADALLDALAADEIKAAGLDVLAEEPPEDDPLVGRDDTVVTPHAAWYSEEARDDLNRSGAADVAAVLNGETPDGRVDPEADWL
- a CDS encoding helix-turn-helix transcriptional regulator, encoding MRNPAFRALLVAVVALALVASAGGAADGATTTPSPLGADDPPAHVPAVGDEPRVRESVDDRSPAVRQQTGDGITSPSTTRIRLALNSDRSADWTVAVRYSLADENETRVFRAAGDRFRDGEVGPSAELFEGFRREANRNVDRSMAIEDVEREVIVHENPGEFDVATEDAVAVGELRLRFTWTSFLAQDGESLVLGDALTTPGNETWLRSLEAGQTLEVATPEGYTVTGTPSSAVTQLSDGDVIIEGPQTFEGGEPVVIVYGPAGAGTPWTMLMAAIVLAAALVAGSVVGYRRINNGESDPNESAANGGERAASGDGPNAMGVGDAGPGTGADAGADATDEADDGDEEDLSLLSDEERVERLLDANGGRMRQADIVAETGWSDAKVSQLLSAMADEGRVEKLRLGRENLISLPDDEGDGNGGGDDGDDDR
- a CDS encoding DUF6663 family protein produces the protein MDPTTSGRFRVHDRRQRPDIDDAPDADAAADSPPADSSAAAPDDTEEFVLVELADEPVDPTDPDAEDRFDPLYATAEGYEGDLADAVDALRPGFVVDATLAWTDGAARFREVDVVRETRFRFADGVEGMFEAAVETWRQIRAEGEPVGSITTRSNDGDPNGALYLFADAPGSDTFEEVRTGRLPIEPLVARVNESRDDDDPREVFVLRPAEHEFVAVYVVFDPDGVLAQTVRDTYDLGPGLAAGLDASYPGGDGGDSVVSDTSNDSGDDDLDEGDDFDALDRL
- a CDS encoding electron transfer flavoprotein subunit beta/FixA family protein translates to MKVLVTVKEVAEADDDFAIEGTDIAESDLEYDLNEWDDYAVEAAVQLAEAGIADEVVTVTVGPERAEETIRMALAKGADRAVRVWDDALEGGFADVASKVALFEAVVDEEEPDLVLGGVQAADTGFGATGVALAERIGFEHAAVVNQLDVDADAGVAHVHRELEGGVEELTDVDLPAVLTVQTGLNEPRYASLRGIRQAQRKEIAAKDLADLGLTADDVESALTITEMYEPESESDAEIIEGDAGESAGRLAEVLREKGVSA
- a CDS encoding DUF7094 domain-containing protein → MRALPIAAVAVLLLVAPVAGVTAPGAVSPSAGSVPAADPEPSADPAPPVDSVGPVDSPLSVDSASSVTGQTTPQIDTANLTFRTLSTPPGAETRVSAYTRGPDLGSSLGFATADADAAFETAAVVDRIERAEAGVERQQQILAELNRVERAEVALNSRQTAAFSAHAAGEISDRELVDELVRVAATAREYDERLDEIDALAESTDGFSSPGRLDELQVALQVYEGPVRDRALATARGQSSPNDLYVASSQGAVVLATVVDGEYVREVFRTDRWDRGGSDISNDAAIEMTEAAYPETAALREPDAFGAGSVQRITIPHEVGTLRTFVSGGTEQVFVEHQRIDLSAFPDSEPVTAAGDGFNVTVERTYPGGPVTVTVLDDETGEPVPDVTVTKSVGDGDSRTIGTTDEEGVVRTLSPAETYRITVVDEPRVVVLGDIEPLSTPRPVDDE